The Molothrus aeneus isolate 106 chromosome 31, BPBGC_Maene_1.0, whole genome shotgun sequence genome includes a window with the following:
- the LOC136568114 gene encoding claw keratin-like, with protein sequence MSCCVPSCGVATPAPLADTCNAPCVRQCPDSTVVIQPPASVVTFPGPILSSFPQQSAVGSAGAPYVGGGFGGSSGRRGGSGGSGGFGGLGGYGGFGGFGGSCGGSRGCGPC encoded by the coding sequence atgtcctgctgtgtccccagctgcgGCGTGGCCACCCCGGCCCCTCTGGCTGACACCTGCAACGCGCCCTGCGTGCGGCAGTGCCCCGACTCCACGGTGGTCATCCAGCCCCCGGCCTCGGTGGTCACCTTCCCCgggcccatcctcagctccttcccgcAGCAGAGCGCCGTGGGCTCGGCCGGAGCTCCCTACGTCGGAGGCGGCTTCGGCGGCTCCTCCGGCCGCCGtgggggctccgggggctccgggggcttCGGGGGACTCGGAGGTTACGGAGGATTCGGAGGTTTTGGGGGCAGCTGCGGTGGCTCCAGAGGCTGCGGGCCCTGCTAA
- the LOC136568292 gene encoding claw keratin-like, with amino-acid sequence MVHSLSPCTDGSASPCGVAVPQPVADSCNEPCVRQCPDSTVVIYPPPVVVTFPGPILSTFPQQSTVGSVGVPEVGAGVGGSAGAGVGAVVGGSFGAARTPGASQVYGGARWGRGYPVGSCRPCC; translated from the coding sequence ATGGTTCACTCCCTGAGCCCCTGCACCGACGGCAGCGCCTCCCCCTGCGGCGTGGCCGTGCCCCAGCCCGTGGCCGACTCCTGCAACGAGCCCTGTGTCCGGCAGTGCCCGGACTCCACTGTGGTCATTTACCCTCCTCCCGTGGTGGTCACCTTCCCTGGGCCCATCCTCAGCACCTTCCCCCAGCAGAGCACCGTGGGCTCCGTGGGAGTGCCCGAAGTCGGAGCCGGCGTCGGGGGCAGCGCCGGAGCCGGTGTCGGAGCTGTTGTTGGAGGCAGTTTTGGTGCTGCCCGAACCCCTGGAGCTTCCCAAGTTTATGGTGGGGCCAGGTGGGGCCGGGGGTACCCGGTGGGCAGCTGCAGACCCTGCTGCTAA
- the LOC136568294 gene encoding keratin-associated protein 6-5-like — protein MTFLQGQCDDDCYSSCNYGGLYGYRGYDCGSPCGYRGYGSLYGSRGLYGLGDRYGYGSLYGYRGIFGSGDCYGYGGLYGGYRGLYGFGDCYGYPGFYSGRYGYPFGSRYGRRFSFGGCY, from the coding sequence ATGACTTTCCTCCAAGGCCAGTGCGACGACGACTGCTACTCCTCCTGCAACTACGGGGGCCTCTACGGCTACCGGGGCTACGACTGCGGGAGCCCCTGCGGCTACCGGGGCTACGGGAGCCTCTACGGCTCCCGCGGCCTCTACGGCCTCGGGGACCGCTACGGCTACGGGAGCCTCTACGGCTACCGCGGCATCTTCGGCTCCGGGGACTGCTACGGCTACGGGGGGCTCTATGGGGGCTACCGGGGCCTCTACGGCTTTGGGGACTGCTATGGATACCCCGGGTTCTACTCCGGCCGCTATGGGTACCCCTTTGGCTCCCGCTACGGCCGAAGGTTCAGCTTTGGGGGCTGCTACTAA
- the LOC136568262 gene encoding claw keratin-like, with product MSCSSLCVPSCGVATPAPLADTCNEPCVRQCPDSTVVIQPPASVVTFPGPILSSFPQQSAVGSAGAPYVGAGSGGAFGSRGGYGGFGGFGGYGSYGGYGGFGSYGGFGGYGSCGRVSRSFGGSCGPC from the coding sequence atgtcctgctccagcctgtgcgTGCCCAGCTGCGGCGTGGCCACCCCGGCCCCTCTGGCTGACACCTGCAACGAGCCCTGCGTGCGGCAGTGCCCCGACTCCACGGTGGTCATCCAGCCCCCGGCCTCGGTGGTCACCTTCCCCgggcccatcctcagctccttcccgcAGCAGAGCGCCGTGGGCTCGGCCGGAGCTCCCTACGTGGGCGCCGGCTCCGGGGGCGCCTTCGGAAGCCGTGGGGGCTACGGGGGCTTCGGGGGCTTCGGGGGCTATGGGAGCTATGGGGGTTACGGAGGTTTTGGGAGTTACGGAGGTTTTGGGGGTTACGGGAGCTGTGGCCGCGTTTCCCGCTCCTTCGGGGGCTCCTGCGGGCCCTGCTAA